The Georgenia sp. TF02-10 genome window below encodes:
- a CDS encoding HNH endonuclease signature motif containing protein, translating to MFEDEREEPAAGAAAGRPGRGAGRSRRAAPGPFDGGWDGPGPEGWLVWSPADEAAQARGFCCAEDAESNEPCRHMRHFAAVMAAQDRVARVRAAAEGELWDEDALDDGGDPAGDDPHARVRVRVWLVASQVLADAARAAGVARTSEITGDVAVAPGEVEETAARLARAAEAATLARGEEITPDVQEFFQVAAAMAPREPLADADRTVVLSAEQVAAGVELFLAVARGETDVVVPDDPGPAPVTEAPYSPWEAAGAAGDGCLLTTIGLDTDSLARCPAGPELAALLSGVNLQDLDGFAAVEALAAIRRVESWAAAKSAELADVVATRCRDIYDARAVKGPGGTVLDGSAQEVAMRLGISVTEANRLIRTGRGMRGAFTDTAAALRSGAIDYRKASTIITTLAEHALPVAVLAEAEVLPTAPTRTHAQLVKDLAAALVKVDPAAATERHHRARAGRKVTHPSPLPHGMASLYAVLPAEDAVRVDLALEAMTTTAKAHGDDRTRDQLRADALAVLAHGALTTGWAGPPPGTKPPTLGQQIDDDPTDAAHATGDHADTADDSPGTADDSPGTADDAGAADEARATDAADDAGLPGPGVEPGVEDRAAFTAGAPPDPGPPGEPPHPGPPSTADDPTGPPAPGPGPLPPEVPPDVEDPAPPPGAPPGRLRPGTGDWVECPGTGEIPDLHLLLSWRSGMPLGDPGTNRTQIRVTIPLSVALPPDDETPTGTNGGDDTASVTAGSVGTTAGGDDDTGATAGTSAADTAGTAGTDDGDRAADAGTQIDATTGTGGGVPADAAVAGRDLDLDPIPGEVAELAGYGPISPDVARALAAGGTWRRLVTDPLSGTVLDVGRTRYRPPADLAEHVRTRDRTCVRPGCTTPAERCQIDHTLAFSQGGKTAAASLGAQCTTDHALKSAGTFKTTQPSPGVFEWLTPTGHAYRRNLDGTTTPLNTWRGRGRPSLTGAHGSHGDDEYGEPPF from the coding sequence ATGTTCGAGGACGAGCGAGAGGAGCCGGCAGCAGGTGCTGCCGCCGGCCGCCCCGGCCGTGGGGCCGGGCGGTCTCGGCGGGCTGCTCCTGGGCCGTTCGACGGTGGCTGGGACGGGCCGGGTCCGGAGGGGTGGTTGGTGTGGTCCCCGGCGGACGAGGCGGCGCAGGCGCGGGGGTTCTGCTGCGCCGAGGACGCGGAGTCGAACGAACCGTGCCGGCACATGCGCCACTTCGCCGCGGTGATGGCCGCCCAGGACCGGGTTGCCCGGGTCCGGGCGGCGGCCGAGGGGGAGCTGTGGGACGAGGACGCCCTCGACGACGGCGGCGACCCGGCCGGGGACGACCCGCACGCGCGGGTGCGGGTGCGGGTGTGGTTGGTGGCCTCCCAGGTGCTCGCCGACGCCGCTCGGGCGGCGGGGGTGGCCCGGACCTCGGAGATCACCGGGGACGTCGCGGTGGCGCCGGGTGAGGTGGAGGAGACCGCCGCCCGGCTGGCCCGGGCCGCGGAGGCGGCGACCCTGGCCCGCGGGGAGGAGATCACTCCTGACGTGCAGGAGTTCTTCCAGGTGGCGGCGGCGATGGCCCCCCGCGAGCCGCTCGCCGACGCAGACCGCACAGTCGTCCTGTCGGCGGAGCAGGTGGCGGCGGGGGTCGAGCTGTTCCTGGCGGTCGCGCGCGGGGAGACAGACGTGGTCGTCCCCGACGATCCCGGCCCGGCGCCGGTCACCGAGGCGCCGTACAGCCCGTGGGAGGCGGCCGGGGCGGCCGGGGACGGCTGCCTGCTGACCACCATCGGCCTGGACACCGACTCCCTGGCCAGGTGCCCGGCCGGGCCCGAGCTCGCCGCCCTCCTCTCCGGGGTCAACCTCCAGGACCTGGACGGGTTCGCCGCGGTGGAGGCCCTCGCCGCGATACGCCGGGTGGAGAGCTGGGCCGCCGCGAAGTCCGCCGAGCTCGCCGACGTGGTCGCGACCCGGTGCCGGGACATCTACGACGCCAGAGCGGTGAAGGGCCCGGGCGGGACGGTGCTGGACGGATCCGCCCAGGAGGTCGCCATGCGCCTGGGCATCTCGGTGACCGAGGCGAACCGGCTGATCCGCACCGGACGCGGCATGCGCGGGGCGTTCACCGACACCGCCGCCGCGCTGCGGTCCGGGGCGATCGACTACCGCAAGGCGTCCACGATCATCACCACCCTGGCCGAGCACGCCCTCCCCGTGGCGGTGCTGGCCGAGGCCGAGGTGCTGCCCACCGCCCCCACCCGCACCCACGCCCAGCTCGTCAAGGACCTGGCCGCCGCCCTGGTCAAGGTCGACCCCGCCGCCGCCACCGAGCGCCACCACCGGGCCCGCGCCGGCCGCAAGGTCACGCATCCCTCGCCGTTGCCGCACGGGATGGCCTCGCTGTACGCGGTGCTGCCGGCCGAGGACGCCGTCCGCGTCGACCTCGCCCTGGAAGCCATGACCACCACCGCGAAGGCCCACGGCGACGACCGCACCCGCGACCAGCTCCGCGCCGACGCCCTCGCCGTCCTCGCCCACGGCGCCCTGACCACCGGCTGGGCCGGCCCCCCACCCGGCACCAAACCACCCACCCTCGGCCAGCAGATCGACGACGACCCGACTGATGCCGCACACGCAACCGGTGACCACGCCGACACGGCCGACGACAGCCCCGGCACGGCCGACGACAGCCCCGGCACGGCCGACGACGCGGGCGCGGCCGACGAGGCGCGTGCAACCGACGCAGCCGACGACGCGGGCCTGCCCGGCCCGGGAGTCGAACCCGGCGTCGAGGACCGTGCAGCATTCACGGCGGGCGCCCCGCCCGACCCTGGCCCCCCGGGCGAACCGCCTCATCCTGGACCGCCCAGCACCGCAGACGACCCGACCGGCCCGCCCGCTCCCGGCCCTGGCCCCCTGCCGCCCGAAGTGCCTCCCGACGTCGAGGATCCGGCACCGCCGCCGGGCGCACCGCCGGGAAGACTCCGTCCCGGGACGGGTGACTGGGTGGAGTGCCCGGGCACCGGGGAGATCCCCGACCTGCACCTGCTGCTGTCCTGGCGCTCCGGCATGCCGCTGGGCGACCCCGGCACCAACCGCACCCAGATCCGCGTCACCATTCCTTTGTCCGTCGCCCTCCCCCCGGACGACGAGACGCCCACCGGCACGAACGGCGGCGACGACACCGCCAGCGTCACCGCGGGGAGCGTCGGCACCACCGCCGGCGGAGACGACGACACCGGCGCCACCGCCGGCACCAGCGCTGCCGACACTGCTGGCACCGCCGGCACTGACGATGGTGACCGGGCAGCCGACGCCGGCACCCAGATCGACGCCACCACCGGCACCGGCGGCGGTGTGCCCGCCGACGCGGCCGTGGCTGGGCGGGACCTGGACCTGGATCCCATCCCGGGGGAGGTGGCCGAGCTCGCCGGGTACGGCCCCATCAGCCCCGACGTGGCCCGCGCCCTGGCCGCCGGCGGGACCTGGCGCCGCCTGGTCACCGACCCTCTCTCCGGCACCGTCCTGGACGTGGGCCGCACCCGCTACCGGCCCCCCGCCGACCTCGCCGAGCACGTCCGCACCCGCGACCGCACCTGCGTCCGCCCCGGCTGCACCACCCCCGCCGAGCGTTGCCAGATCGATCACACGCTCGCCTTCTCCCAGGGCGGCAAGACGGCCGCCGCCAGCCTGGGCGCGCAGTGCACCACCGACCACGCCCTGAAGTCCGCGGGTACGTTCAAGACCACCCAGCCCTCCCCCGGGGTGTTCGAGTGGCTCACCCCCACCGGGCACGCCTACCGCCGCAACCTCGACGGCACCACCACCCCCCTGAACACCTGGCGAGGACGAGGACGCCCCAGTCTCACCGGCGCCCACGGCTCCCACGGCGACGACGAGTACGGCGAACCGCCGTTCTGA
- a CDS encoding addiction module protein produces the protein MAPDVTEVERALLALAPEDRAAVIERGLRSLDDVDDADQGEVDAAWRAEIDRRVDEYVSSDTPSVDADEHVARLRAKLVARDK, from the coding sequence GTGGCACCAGACGTCACCGAGGTCGAGCGGGCACTGCTCGCGCTCGCTCCCGAGGATCGTGCAGCCGTCATCGAGCGTGGTCTGCGAAGCCTGGACGACGTTGACGACGCGGACCAGGGCGAGGTCGATGCGGCCTGGCGTGCGGAGATCGATCGCCGCGTGGACGAGTACGTCAGCAGCGACACCCCATCGGTCGACGCGGATGAGCACGTCGCCCGGCTCAGGGCGAAGCTGGTCGCGCGCGACAAGTGA
- the adhE gene encoding bifunctional acetaldehyde-CoA/alcohol dehydrogenase, whose amino-acid sequence MDTEIDRLVARGLAALAAYADLTQADVDNIVKKASVAALNQHGVLAQAAVTETGRGVFEDKATKNIFACEHVTYSMRDLRTVGVVRRDELAGLVEIAEPVGVVAGITPVTNPTSTAIFKALICLKTRNPIIFAFHPGAQECSAAAARVVRDAAVAAGAPADCIQWITEPSMGATSALMNHPGVSLILATGGNAMVKAAYSCGKPALGVGAGNVPAYVHASADVERAATDLVMSKSFDNGMICASEQAAIIDDAVYAETMTHLQGLHAHVATPAEKAQLEELIFGVRADGESCGQARLNAAVVGRSPAWIAEQAGFTVPPDTSIILAEVSGVGPHEPLTREKLCPVLAVLRSADAEHGFALAEQMVELDGLGHSAVIHAADPALVEAYGARVKAVRIITNAPAALGGIGDIYTAFLPSLTLGCGSYGHNSVSNNVSAVDLINIKRIGRRNNNLQWFKVPAKTYFEPHAIRYLYDMEGISRVTVVTDATMTRLGYVEKIRDVLDRRAEPVTLQIIDDVEPEPSIGTVRRGAESMRSFRPDTIIALGGGSPMDAAKVMWLLYEHPEVRFEDLREKYLDVRKRAFRYPPLGELARLVCIPTSSGTGAEVTPFAVISDPATGYKYPLADYALTPSVAIIDPELTAEMPSTLAADSGFDALTHATEAYVSVYANDFTDALALHAIRMVFDNIATSVNGRRDGVPPAEVRRARERMHNASTIAGMAFGNAFLGIVHAMAHTVGSTYHQVHGRTNAVLLPHVVRYNGQVPTKLSNWPKYERYVAPQRFQDIARHLGLPHATPAEAVEAYATAVEELRARLGMPGSFAQMGVAEVDFIPALDTLAMRAFEDQCAPANPRLPMVADMKDMMQAAYYGVTVAQVRADRAAAAASGNDAAAPATAPAARR is encoded by the coding sequence GTGGACACCGAGATCGACCGGCTCGTCGCCCGGGGCCTCGCGGCCCTCGCCGCCTACGCCGACCTCACCCAGGCGGACGTGGACAACATCGTCAAGAAGGCCTCCGTCGCCGCGCTCAACCAGCACGGGGTGCTGGCCCAGGCCGCCGTCACCGAGACCGGCCGCGGCGTCTTCGAGGACAAGGCGACCAAGAACATCTTCGCCTGCGAGCACGTCACCTACTCCATGCGCGACCTGCGCACCGTCGGCGTCGTCCGCCGCGACGAGCTCGCCGGCCTGGTGGAGATCGCCGAGCCGGTCGGCGTCGTCGCCGGCATCACGCCGGTGACCAACCCGACGTCGACGGCCATCTTCAAGGCGCTGATCTGCCTGAAGACCCGCAACCCGATCATCTTCGCCTTCCACCCCGGCGCCCAGGAGTGCTCGGCGGCCGCCGCCCGGGTGGTCCGCGACGCAGCGGTGGCCGCCGGCGCCCCGGCGGACTGCATCCAGTGGATCACCGAGCCGTCGATGGGGGCCACCAGCGCGCTGATGAACCACCCGGGCGTCTCCCTCATCCTGGCCACCGGCGGGAACGCGATGGTCAAGGCCGCCTACTCGTGCGGCAAGCCGGCGCTCGGGGTGGGCGCCGGGAACGTCCCCGCCTACGTCCACGCCAGCGCCGACGTCGAGCGGGCCGCCACGGACCTGGTGATGTCGAAGTCGTTCGACAACGGCATGATCTGCGCCTCGGAGCAGGCCGCCATCATCGACGACGCCGTCTACGCCGAGACGATGACCCACCTGCAGGGCCTGCACGCCCACGTGGCCACCCCGGCCGAGAAGGCCCAGCTCGAGGAGCTCATCTTCGGGGTCCGGGCCGACGGCGAGAGCTGCGGGCAGGCGCGGCTGAACGCCGCCGTCGTCGGCCGGTCCCCGGCCTGGATCGCCGAGCAGGCCGGCTTCACCGTCCCGCCGGACACCTCGATCATCCTCGCCGAGGTCTCCGGCGTCGGCCCGCACGAGCCGCTCACCCGCGAGAAGCTCTGCCCGGTGCTGGCCGTGCTGCGCTCCGCCGACGCCGAGCACGGCTTCGCCCTCGCCGAGCAGATGGTCGAGCTGGACGGGCTGGGCCACTCCGCGGTCATCCACGCCGCCGACCCCGCGCTGGTGGAGGCCTACGGCGCGCGGGTGAAGGCGGTGCGGATCATCACCAACGCCCCGGCCGCGCTCGGCGGCATCGGCGACATCTACACCGCGTTCCTCCCCTCCCTCACGCTGGGCTGCGGCTCCTACGGCCACAACTCGGTGTCCAACAACGTCTCGGCGGTGGACCTCATCAACATCAAGCGCATCGGCCGGCGGAACAACAACCTGCAGTGGTTCAAGGTGCCGGCCAAGACCTACTTCGAGCCGCACGCGATCCGCTACCTCTACGACATGGAGGGCATCAGCCGGGTCACGGTCGTCACCGACGCCACGATGACCCGGCTGGGGTACGTGGAGAAGATCCGCGACGTGCTGGACCGCCGGGCCGAGCCGGTCACCCTGCAGATCATCGACGACGTCGAGCCGGAGCCGTCCATCGGCACCGTGCGCCGCGGGGCGGAGTCCATGCGCTCGTTCCGGCCGGACACGATCATCGCCCTGGGCGGCGGGTCCCCGATGGACGCCGCGAAGGTGATGTGGCTGCTCTACGAGCACCCCGAGGTCCGGTTCGAGGACCTTCGGGAGAAGTACCTGGACGTGCGCAAGCGGGCCTTCCGCTACCCGCCGCTGGGCGAGCTGGCCAGGCTCGTCTGCATCCCGACGTCGTCCGGCACGGGCGCCGAGGTCACCCCGTTCGCGGTCATCTCCGACCCGGCCACCGGGTACAAGTACCCGCTGGCGGACTACGCGCTGACTCCGTCGGTGGCGATCATCGACCCTGAGCTCACCGCCGAGATGCCCTCGACGCTGGCGGCCGACTCCGGGTTCGACGCGCTGACCCACGCCACCGAGGCGTACGTGTCCGTCTACGCCAACGACTTCACCGACGCCCTGGCGCTGCACGCGATCAGGATGGTCTTCGACAACATCGCCACCTCGGTGAACGGCCGGCGCGACGGCGTCCCGCCGGCGGAGGTCCGCCGGGCCCGCGAGCGGATGCACAACGCCTCCACCATCGCGGGCATGGCATTCGGCAACGCCTTCCTCGGCATCGTCCACGCCATGGCCCACACCGTCGGCTCGACCTACCACCAGGTGCACGGCCGGACCAACGCCGTGCTGCTGCCGCACGTCGTCCGCTACAACGGGCAGGTCCCGACGAAGCTGAGCAACTGGCCCAAGTACGAGCGCTACGTCGCCCCGCAGCGCTTCCAGGACATCGCCCGGCACCTCGGCCTGCCGCACGCCACCCCGGCCGAGGCGGTGGAGGCCTACGCCACCGCCGTGGAGGAGCTGCGGGCCCGGCTGGGCATGCCGGGGTCCTTCGCCCAGATGGGCGTCGCGGAGGTCGACTTCATCCCCGCGCTGGACACCCTGGCGATGCGGGCCTTCGAGGACCAGTGCGCCCCGGCGAACCCGCGGCTGCCGATGGTCGCCGACATGAAGGACATGATGCAGGCCGCCTACTACGGGGTCACCGTCGCGCAGGTCCGGGCCGACCGGGCCGCGGCGGCGGCCAGCGGGAACGACGCCGCCGCACCGGCCACCGCACCGGCCGCCCGCCGGTAG
- a CDS encoding hemolysin family protein has protein sequence MSTSAALVLAVVLLALNAFFVGAEFAVMSARRSRIEPRAEAGSRAARTVLYAMENVTIMLACAQLGVTVCSTGLGVVAEPALAHLVQGPLVAVGLPAEASHVVAFVLALALVVYLHVVLGEMVPKNLSVTSPERAALVLAPPLVWLSKVLHPLVVALNGFANLVLRLVGVEPKYEVTSAFTAEEVASIVERSRAEGVLQDDLGLLTGAIEFSEETAEQVMVPLEELLTLPVGCTPEDVEREVARTGYSRFPVVGEDGELVGYLHLKDVLYADDGERSQPVPGWRVRALATVAPGDEVEDALAEMQRTGTHLARVVGTAGTCLGVVFLEDILEELVGEVRDSMQRAGNRGPA, from the coding sequence GTGAGCACCTCCGCCGCGCTGGTGCTGGCCGTCGTCCTGCTCGCCCTGAACGCCTTCTTCGTCGGCGCCGAGTTCGCCGTCATGTCCGCCCGCCGCTCCCGCATCGAGCCGCGCGCCGAGGCCGGGTCGCGGGCGGCCCGCACCGTGCTGTACGCGATGGAGAACGTCACCATCATGCTGGCCTGCGCCCAGCTCGGGGTGACCGTGTGCTCCACCGGGCTGGGCGTCGTCGCCGAGCCGGCCCTGGCCCACCTCGTCCAGGGCCCGCTGGTGGCCGTCGGCCTGCCCGCGGAGGCGAGCCACGTCGTCGCCTTCGTGCTGGCGCTCGCGCTCGTGGTCTACCTGCACGTCGTGCTGGGGGAGATGGTCCCCAAGAACCTCTCGGTGACCTCCCCCGAGCGCGCGGCCCTGGTCCTCGCCCCGCCGCTGGTGTGGCTGTCCAAGGTGCTCCACCCGCTGGTGGTGGCCCTGAACGGGTTCGCCAACCTCGTCCTGCGGCTGGTGGGCGTCGAGCCCAAGTACGAGGTCACCTCCGCCTTCACCGCCGAGGAGGTCGCCTCGATCGTCGAGCGGTCCCGGGCCGAGGGCGTCCTGCAGGACGACCTGGGCCTGCTCACCGGCGCCATCGAGTTCTCCGAGGAGACCGCCGAGCAGGTCATGGTCCCGCTCGAGGAGCTGCTCACCCTGCCGGTGGGCTGCACCCCCGAGGACGTCGAGCGGGAGGTGGCCCGCACCGGCTACTCCCGCTTCCCGGTGGTCGGGGAGGACGGGGAGCTGGTCGGGTACCTGCACCTGAAGGACGTGCTCTACGCCGACGACGGCGAGCGGTCCCAGCCGGTGCCCGGCTGGCGGGTGCGGGCCCTGGCCACGGTCGCGCCGGGCGACGAGGTGGAGGACGCCCTGGCCGAGATGCAGCGCACCGGCACCCACCTGGCCCGGGTGGTCGGCACCGCCGGCACCTGCCTGGGCGTGGTGTTCCTGGAGGACATCCTCGAAGAGCTCGTCGGGGAGGTCCGGGACTCCATGCAGCGGGCGGGCAACCGCGGCCCGGCGTGA